Proteins found in one Streptomyces sp. CB09001 genomic segment:
- a CDS encoding tryptophan 7-halogenase, producing MQEDERVFDVAIVGGGIGGTMLGTVLARHGVRVLLLEGSGHPRFAIGESTVPETTFGLRVLARRYDVPELDHLATNAALRRHVSSNSGVKRNFSFIYHREGEPTRPDECTQYPTWGPPLGPDSHYFRQDVDAYMFHVAVSYGVTAYTHTMVDDVKFEEDGATLVTRDRGTFRASYVVDAGGMRAVLPERLGLRQEPPYRTRSRTIFTHMVDVRPFDAVAPSRAQHGMPSPFSQGTLHHMFPGGWFWVIPFDNQSTSTNQLCSVGLNLDLDQHPRPEGISAEEEFWQYVRRFPSVARQFERARAVRPYVSTDRTQFASQKVVGDRWCLLPHASDFIDPLFSSGLAVTVMALNALGHRLIDAVRQDDFDTARFAYLDHWTKRMFRFYDDLVSCSYIAFDDFDLWNAWNRVWTITTLYGTNAQNQVAVTFEKTHDPACFDMLEQPPYRGLQGMDNPWVERMFDQSRDAVLAYRAGELTKEQAIARIYELLGESGLVPAVWGTLDPDDRCPSGVFTLWPLMKILLWGKYRSPQHVRGSYFTGGARLVGKEAVQAYTTELRAGSSQVHQTVRDMWRNWNRDWARRPAPRK from the coding sequence ATGCAAGAAGACGAGCGTGTTTTCGATGTCGCCATCGTCGGAGGCGGCATCGGCGGGACGATGCTGGGGACCGTACTCGCACGTCACGGTGTGCGTGTGCTGCTGCTCGAAGGCAGTGGCCACCCCCGGTTCGCCATCGGAGAGTCCACCGTCCCTGAGACCACGTTCGGGCTCCGGGTCCTGGCCCGCCGCTACGACGTCCCCGAGCTCGATCACCTGGCGACCAACGCGGCACTGCGCCGCCACGTGTCGTCGAACAGCGGGGTCAAGCGAAACTTCAGCTTCATCTACCACCGGGAAGGTGAGCCCACCCGGCCCGACGAGTGCACCCAGTACCCCACCTGGGGACCTCCGCTCGGTCCCGACTCGCACTACTTCCGGCAGGACGTGGACGCGTACATGTTCCACGTCGCCGTGTCCTACGGCGTGACCGCGTACACCCACACCATGGTCGACGACGTGAAGTTCGAGGAGGACGGCGCGACTCTCGTCACCCGGGACCGGGGCACCTTCCGGGCTTCGTACGTGGTCGACGCCGGCGGCATGCGGGCGGTCCTGCCCGAGCGCCTCGGGCTGCGGCAGGAACCGCCCTACCGCACGAGGTCGCGCACGATCTTCACGCACATGGTGGACGTGCGTCCCTTCGACGCCGTGGCGCCTTCGCGTGCACAGCACGGCATGCCCAGCCCGTTCAGCCAGGGAACGCTCCACCACATGTTCCCGGGCGGATGGTTCTGGGTCATCCCGTTCGACAACCAGTCGACCAGCACGAACCAGTTGTGCAGTGTCGGCCTCAACCTCGATCTCGACCAGCACCCCCGGCCGGAGGGCATCTCGGCGGAGGAGGAGTTCTGGCAGTACGTGCGCCGGTTCCCCAGTGTGGCCCGGCAGTTCGAGCGGGCGCGGGCGGTCCGGCCGTACGTGTCCACCGACCGTACCCAGTTCGCCTCGCAGAAGGTCGTCGGCGACCGGTGGTGCCTGCTGCCGCACGCCAGTGACTTCATCGACCCGCTCTTCTCCAGCGGTCTCGCCGTCACCGTGATGGCGCTCAACGCCCTGGGCCACCGGCTGATCGACGCCGTACGCCAGGACGACTTCGACACCGCCCGGTTCGCGTACCTGGACCACTGGACCAAGCGCATGTTCCGGTTCTACGACGACCTGGTGTCCTGCAGCTACATCGCGTTCGACGACTTCGACCTGTGGAACGCCTGGAACCGCGTGTGGACCATCACCACGCTGTACGGCACGAACGCCCAGAACCAGGTCGCCGTGACGTTCGAGAAGACGCACGACCCGGCCTGTTTCGACATGCTGGAGCAGCCGCCGTACCGAGGTCTCCAGGGTATGGACAACCCCTGGGTGGAGCGGATGTTCGACCAGTCGCGGGACGCCGTACTCGCCTATCGTGCGGGCGAGTTGACGAAGGAGCAGGCGATCGCACGCATCTACGAGCTGCTGGGCGAGAGCGGACTGGTCCCGGCGGTGTGGGGCACCCTGGACCCCGACGACCGGTGCCCGTCCGGGGTGTTCACCCTCTGGCCGCTGATGAAGATCCTGCTGTGGGGCAAGTACCGCTCACCGCAGCACGTCCGGGGCTCCTACTTCACCGGCGGAGCCCGGCTGGTGGGCAAGGAAGCGGTCCAGGCGTACACCACCGAGCTGCGCGCCGGCAGCTCCCAAGTGCACCAGACCGTACGGGACATGTGGCGCAACTGGAACCGCGACTGGGCGCGGCGGCCCGCTCCTCGGAAATGA
- a CDS encoding sigma-70 family RNA polymerase sigma factor — translation MAEQMESRPRFSLLNPRDNGLQSTMVRHSTCQSPAECSWEEIFQHQDRLMRLVRRRLPSFQDAEDCVQETMARAAAHAALDRNRLGAFLTSVALRLCIDFYRDMERRSRLLQRAALAETPGTTEEDVCDEDFGRWLLGQVQHLRGREQEVILARAKGISTAEFARIHNISVKAAEAAFTRGRARLKSVCAKALEGCAR, via the coding sequence ATGGCCGAACAAATGGAAAGTCGGCCGCGGTTCTCCCTGCTCAATCCGAGAGACAACGGGCTGCAATCCACGATGGTGCGACATTCCACCTGCCAATCGCCCGCTGAATGCTCCTGGGAAGAAATCTTCCAGCATCAGGACCGCCTCATGCGGCTGGTTCGGCGAAGACTACCAAGTTTTCAGGACGCCGAGGACTGCGTTCAGGAAACCATGGCCCGGGCAGCCGCCCACGCCGCGTTGGACAGGAATCGACTCGGTGCCTTTCTGACGTCCGTGGCGCTTCGCCTCTGCATCGACTTCTACCGTGACATGGAGCGTCGCAGCAGACTCCTCCAGCGTGCGGCGCTCGCGGAAACTCCGGGTACGACTGAGGAGGACGTCTGCGACGAGGACTTCGGCAGATGGCTTCTGGGTCAGGTACAACACCTGCGGGGGCGGGAGCAGGAGGTCATACTCGCCCGCGCCAAGGGTATTTCCACTGCGGAATTCGCCCGCATACACAACATCTCCGTCAAGGCGGCCGAAGCCGCCTTCACCAGGGGCCGCGCACGATTGAAGAGCGTCTGCGCGAAAGCCTTGGAAGGCTGTGCCCGATAA